The following are from one region of the Quercus robur chromosome 1, dhQueRobu3.1, whole genome shotgun sequence genome:
- the LOC126713356 gene encoding uncharacterized protein LOC126713356, whose translation MPSRFTQPPFNSYDGKMDLVEHVSYYIHMMSLHAHNDALMCKVFPSSLGSTALRWFNGLRKGSIRNFAELIHEFGAQFVACNRVPQLVDALLSIKMRVGETLRSYANRYWELYNESGGGHEKNAASTFRMGLPENSELQESLTKRPPKDMRQLMRRIEDKRLEDDLLQNKGKAPLLGRSRLGVFPTRPKKDFRMQELEAQIEGMNVAFKELVHKILDRIKKESFFRWPNKIGVDPSQRNQNLYCTYHRDKGHTTKQCWVLKDHLGQLVKAGYLKEFVVDSDN comes from the coding sequence ATGCCGAGTCGGTTTACACAGCCACCATTTAATTCCTACGATGGGAAAATGGACCTTGTGGAACATGTCAGTTATTATATCCATATGATGTCCTTGCATGCACACAATGATGCACTGATGTGTAAGGtgttcccctctagtctcggctccaCGGCCTTGAGATGGTTTAATGGATTACGAAAAGGTTCCATTCGCAACTTCGCCGAGCTAATCCACGAGTTTGGAGCTCAATTCGTGGCGTGCAACCGGGTGCCGCAACTGGTGGACGCACTACTTTCCATAAAAATGAGGGTCGGCGAAACCCTTCGAAGTTATGCCAATCGATATTGGGAACTATACAATGAAAGCGGTGGGGGCCATGAGAAGAATGCggcaagcaccttcaggatggggcttcCCGAAAATTCTGAACTACAGGAGTCACTGACGAAAAGACCTCCtaaggatatgaggcaacttatGAGGCGTATTGAGGATAAGCGTCTCGAAGATGATCTGCTACAGAATAAGGGTAAGGCCCCATTACTCGGTCGCTCTCGACTAGGCGTTTTTCCAACAAGACCAAAAAAGGATTTCAGGATGCAGGAACTAGAAGCACAAATTGAAGGAATGAATGTGGCGTTCAAAGAGTTGGTGCACAAAATCTTAGATCGGATTAAGAAGGAGTCGTTCTTTAGGTGGCCGAACAAGATAGGGGTCGACCCATCTCAGAGGAATCAAAACTTGTACTGCACATACCACAGAGATAAAGGGCACACCACCAAGCAGTGCTGGGTATTAAAAGATCATCTGGGACAACTAGTGAAGGCAGGGTATTTGAAAGAGTTCGTAGTGGATTCCGATAACTGA
- the LOC126713361 gene encoding protein argonaute PNH1-like — MSLQTVHQNDYEKDPYAKEFGISIDNKLASVEARVLPAPWLKYHDTGKEKEYLPQVGQWNMMNKKVINGSTVRHWACINFSKTVQESTACSFCQQLVQMCQISGMEFNRDPAIPIYSARPDQVKKPLKYVYYAVRDIP, encoded by the exons ATGTCTTTGCAGACAGTTCATCAAAATGACTATGAGAAAGATCCCTATGCAAAGGAATTTGGCATTAGTATAGACAACAAGCTTGCATCTGTTGAGGCTCGGGTTCTTCCAGCTCCATGG CTTAAGTATCATGATActggaaaggaaaaagaatactTGCCTCAAGTTGGTCAGTGGAATATGATGAACAAG AAAGTAATAAATGGAAGCACCGTCAGACATTGGGCATGCATCAACTTCTCAAAAACCGTCCAAGAGAGCACTGCTTGTAGTTTCTGTCAACAGTTGGTTCAGATGTGCCAAATTTCTGGCATG GAATTTAATCGGGACCCTGCAATTCCAATATATTCAGCCAGACCAGATCAGGTAAAGAAGCCCTTAAAATATGTGTATTATGCTGTAAGGGATATACCATAG